Proteins encoded within one genomic window of Calonectris borealis chromosome 1, bCalBor7.hap1.2, whole genome shotgun sequence:
- the LOC142085653 gene encoding C-type lectin domain family 4 member D-like, with translation MNITEEEKHRVLAIRNSVTEATMITLPSSLVKMFLNDTVESCCLSSRFPVAPCSRSGDQPTALQQRFTEWRCVSAVPQGKGRGWTCCPKGWKRFQKSCYYLSDDEMPWAQSEQNCTGMGSHLVVINTNAEQTFVTNELRQSPIGTNYYIGLRAQVVGQWQWLDQTPYNETAA, from the exons ATGAACATCACAGAGGAAGAGAAGCACAGGGTGTTAGCAATAAG GAATTCAGTCACAGAGGCCACCATGATTACTCTGCCCTCCTCACtagtaaaaatgtttctaaatgacACTGTTG aatcctgctgcctttcctctcGCTTTCCAGTCGCTCCCTGCTCCCGTAGCGGTGACCagcccacagccctgcagcagagaTTCACGGAGTGGCGGTGCGTCTCGGCGGTGCCGCAAGGCAAAG GGCGAGGCTGGACGTGCTGCCCAAAGGGGTGGAAACGCTTTCAAAAAAGCTGCTATTACCTGTCGGATGATGAGATGCCCTGGGCCCAGAGTGAGCAGAACTGCACTGGGATGGGCTCCCACCTGGTGGTGATCAACACCAACGCAGAGCAG ACTTTCGTCACTAACGAGCTACGACAATCTCCAATAGGAACAAATTACTACATCGGTCTGAGGGCACAGGTGGTGGGCCAGTGGCAGTGGCTGGACCAGACTCCATATAATGAGACGGCAGCGTGA